DNA from Osmerus mordax isolate fOsmMor3 chromosome 2, fOsmMor3.pri, whole genome shotgun sequence:
ataataaagagagaaaggtcTACCATTGAAAATCACTATCTTTGGCTTTGTCAGTTCATTAGAGGCAGCATAATGCAGAGTCAACAAGATGCCAAAGTTGATCACATTGACTAATACATTCCATGCCCTGAGAAGTCTCAAGTAGACCAGTGTAGCAGCAATTATCACAGTAGTCATGAGATCTAGCCAAGTCATGTACAGTTGAAGACTTTCAGGGACATGGTATGACCAGTTATGGATGTGTGGTGTGATCAGATTTTTGATCAGGCTGCATGTGTTCTAGATATAATCTGTCCTACCACTCTTCTGCTCTGTTTAGGTTGCATATATATAACATGTATGATCCATTTATGGATGGTTCCCCTTTGTTTCGAAGGCCAAGTGTTTTGGCTCAGAATTGCAGAAATCAGTTTGACCGCATATTAAGTTGGATGTTTCTGGTGAATCATCGGAAACAATAATCGTATGACCCGCTAATTTTGGACTGTCAAATCAACACCTGGCAAACTAGTCCTTTGCCTTCCATTAGAAGAACTAACTGAAACATGTCTAAACTACAATTACACAAAAATTgcgctttcttgacatccatgATACTCCTTAGTTGATTCAGAAACCTAGAGAACAAACACAGTTCTATGGTGTATATCTGCATGGGACTGTTTTGTACAGAGCTTTAAGTACCTGATGGATAATGTGACTGATTAAATGTTTCCTGCCATGTCATGTTGGGGTGTGAATGGGTGGTGCAGTCTTGTCCGTCTGTAGGTTGCGACTTACTGGATCAGGGTGCCGTGGGGAAGGAaacctcttccttccttccattgtAGTGAGAAGGAAGGGGCTGTAGACCTCAGCTGACAGCTGTTTCCTGCTTGCCTGCTGAAGCCTGGTGCCTCATGTTTTCCACCTTACTGCCTCCCTGGCCTGGCCCGTGCCCTGCTCATTTTCAAAGCCTAGCCCAACGTAGGTGACGCTACCCACAGGCTGTGCAGGTCCCTCTCAATGCCTGGAGCTGGTGTAAATACCACCATCCAATTTAACATTCgacccaaaaatgtgttttcagaCTTGCCTTTCAACCAAAATGGATGTCAAAGTAGAGTAGCGTCTTTGTGTTTTCACACGATTGACGCTTTTCCAACCACTGAGAATCATTGTGATGATTGTGCCTTGTAGCTGAGAAGTGGGTGCTTTGCGATGTGGCTGGTACAGAATGTTCCTTGTTTctgaaatactgtagaactatgcacttctgacccTTGATCTACTTTCTATATTATTACACAACGTTTCAAGTTTCTGTCCTCAGTTGACTCCTTTCTTTATCCTTAGATTGTCTGTGTAACCCACCGTTCCTGTACAGCTTTGCAAGCTCTGGTAAAATCTGTAAGCCTCTGCTACCGTGCACTACTGATATAAGATGAAATTAAATTTTAACGGACACACGCTTACATCAGACATTAATTCAGACTGTTCAATTGATACTTTAGCTCCTCACTCATTGCATTATTCTAGTTTTCTTCACATTTTTACCATTTGTAATATGAAGTGCTgcaatacatactgtatgtggcaGGGACAAAGGACAAGAAAGATCTATAACTTTCTAAATGCATTATGGGAGTGTTTCAGCCTGAGATAATGACTGGATTTCCTCCTGCCGTGTAGCATTGTGGTTTTTTTTGAGCATCATTCCAGCCCTCTCTGAAAGTATGTATATTGTACTAGCTGCACTCTTTACACAGCATTAAAAGAACAAGGAGGATGGAATCATCTTATTATGCCTACAATGATGTGGGGTCAGTTGCATATCCCGTTTAATTTCAGTCATTCACTTGGTGAATGCTACTCTGATCTAAAGTGAGCTGAGAGCCACGCTGTCTAAAGCTACAGCTATACTCTGAACATCACGTTTGATCAGTCAAGCTAGGAGGAATTGTCGATGGCTGATGTTATTCTGTGGTGCTTGGCTCACTTGTACTCTGCACCACTCTCCATGTAGTCCCTCTTGTCTCCGTGGCGATGATTAGACCGCTGCTACATGGCATCGCTGCAGCTGCTAAGTAACAACACCCCTCtcttacaaccccccccccccacccctgtttTTGTTCCAGGTGTAGCCATTGCCATGGCAACTAGCGCTGTCCCTAGTGACAACCTTCCCACGTACAAattagtggtggtgggggacggGGGCGTGGGGAAGAGCGCCCTCACCATTCAATTCTTCCAGAAGATTTTTGTACCAGATTATGACCCAACCATCGAGGACTCCTACCTGAAACACACTGAGATTGACGGACAGTGGGCCATACTAGATGGTAATAAGGATCTACCTTCCCCTGAGATTTTCATGATACTTTTCCTTCGGGTGCAGGAAATATTTTTGGGCTGTAGAACCTTTCTTTggtgatttacaaaaatgaatgAAATGTTGAATATTCAGAGAAGTACAGTTTGTTTAGAACTTTTTTCTATCTGGGTGTTGTGTTTCAGTTTTGGACACCGCTGGTCAGGAGGAGTTCAGTGCTATGAGAGAGCAGTACATGAGGACGGGCGATGGGTTCCTCATTGTGTTCTCTGTGACAGACAAGGCCAGCTTTGAACATGTGGACCGCTTCCACCAGCTCATCCTCAGGGTCAAAGACAGGTGAGGTGCCACATGGTAAGGAGGGAGTGGCAAGTCTCTGACATGGACCACAGCTAATGCTTCTGTTTCAGTTTAGCAAAGCCAGCCATGTTATTGCCTCAAAATGGAGTAGAAGACTGTGTTTTAATTCCGTCTGTGCCTCCCAATGCCCGCCAGGGAGGCCTTCCCCATGGTGCTGGTGGCCAACAAAGTGGACCTGGTTCATCTGCGTAAAATCACCAGCGAGCAGGGACATGAGATGGCTGCCAAACACAATGTGAGTGTCTCCTCAGTCTGCTCACCAAGACAGAAAATACAGTCCAGACCAAGCGGGGCGGAAAGGAGTAGGGAGAGATTCATGGGAAGAtgttgggagggagagaagttgTTGTGTGCCGGGAAGCAGAAGGCTGAGTCAGCATTTTGCTGTAAGGTATGATTTTGGCTTGGTGGGATCACACTGAGGCTCTGGCCAAGCCATCCATAGCTCTTTCATAGGCTATTTAGGAGGACACAAATGACTTAGAATGTCTGGAGAAAATGTGAATGCTTCATTACTGGTTATTGGATAACCATATTTGTGATTGTGATTTTCTTAGATTACATATATAGAGACAAGTGCCAAGGATCCTCCCATGAATGTGGACAAGGCCTTTCATGAGTTAGTCAGAGTTATAAGGTAAGTCAAAACATTTTTAAGCAGAGGTGCTTTATGCACACATGCTGGGTTAGAACAATAGGATATATCAGGTTTGCAATGGCTCTTAGACAGAAACATATAATTTAGGCAAACACTTTCGACTTGACCAAGAACACCAATCTAGTCATAGCTTTTACAGACAATGAGAGTCTGGTATGCCAGTGAAAGTTaaaagaggaaggaaagagagagaaaaaagagagccaTTTCCTGTATGAACAGACGTGTAATTTCAGAGGAATCCAGTTTGTGTTGATATTTAGTATGAGGTCATATCCTGTTGGAGGGCCCACAGATTCCACAAAAGGTTTGAGAGGCTTATTAGTGAGCCAACGAGGCCCCCTACCTGTCAGTGTAAAGtagaccctctctctcacacacatacacacacacacagcctctctctcacatgttttctcactctctctcactctctctctcactctcactctaatATAAAAAACATCGTCCcagctctgctcctcagcctcaCTCGTCTGCCTGAAGGGCTAACACCATGTCTAaggttctcccctcctctctttccctgctctcGCAGGCAGCAGGTTCCGGAGCGCTgccaaaagaagaagaagaagaccaaGTGGCGTAGTGAACGCTCAACAGGCTCTCACAGGATTCACTGTGTGGTGTTGTGACCCTGCTCGtctgcctcctcttcatctgccccccctcttcatcttcctcctccccctccccgcagggcagggctggaatCAGAACGGCACAAGAGGGACCAAGaatcagagcagagaggaagggaggaaaggatgCAAGGCTAGCTGACACAAGACCCATCCACCCGTCTCATTGGGGAATGGGGTGCAAATCCTTTAGCTGGGTGGACTAATGTTTGTGatgctcctccaccctcatcctcatcttcccccccagccccagaccaGTCCAAGGATAGCACTCCAGTGACATGCCTCAGTGGACTTGAGTGTTGCTCCATGTCTGGGATGATGCTGTGCATGGTAGTGGGGGGGATACTGGAAGGGTCTGGGGCAGGGTGGGTTTGGGGTGTGTGGCGGGACCCATGGTTCAGGTGCTTGTGCTATCGTTGGTGAAAACCCATTGTGTGAGTGTTCATTGTGATTGTGGTTCTCCATAGTGTTGGATTTCATTGTGAAATGAAAGCAAGTAAGTTGTggtaaaaagaagaagaagaaaaaaaaaagttggtgGAAGCTGGGAAAAATGAAAAGTGTAAAGGCTATGTAATAAGAAGTTTAACTGGTTGAGTAGCAGGCATTCAAACTCTTGCTTAAGATTATTAGCCTTAAGATGCATCGTAGTCTATTACCTCAAATACATGCTACAACTCTGGGGCAGGCCATGCTTCATCACTCAAAACAGGACAGAGACCTGTGGTAATACCCAACACATCCAACCGCGTCCTCTAGTGGAATTGTAAATGGCCCCGGGCACTAACACAGGATGTGACTGCATTTCAGGGGTTAGCTAAGAAGCTGCTGCCAGTCACTAGGGGTCACAGAGGGGTCACTAGGGGTCACATTAGGGGTCACAGAGCCATCAGGGGACCACTCACTGGAAGCACCAAGATGACTGGCTTTTTGTCTGGCGGAGAATATTTAACAACCTACTAAATGGCTTGTACTGTTAAGCACAAAAAAATGACTTTTGgcttttttttgtctcgttgAAAATCGTCTCTTGAAAATAGACGAAAAGAAAATAACTTTGCACTTTTAACGATCGATTTCTGACTTTCATATCAGCATGTTTTTCAAATCTGCAAATGAGAGTGAAGGCATAATAGAAGACTTCATGCAAAAAGGAGAAAAATGTACCTGTCGCTATGTAGCCCAATCTGCCTGTGTAAGCCTGTCCATCAGTTACAGTGGTCAAGAGAGACTTCATATTCTGTTAAGTGGAGTAATAACAAAATAGAAAAGTAAATAAGTATGAAGAAGGAAGCGTCTGATACGTACAAGTTTGTTTGTGAAAGTTAAACTGGGATGGAGTTCAGTCTCCATTGGCTCCTAGTTCAGCAGTAGTTAGCATGATAGGAAGTTGAAATTATTACGTGTCTGATGCTTCCTTCTTTAAACCTTTCCTGTAGTCGGCAAGGGAATTCCTTTTGCTGGACTTGGAAGCAACAGACATGGCAACCTTTGGCAGTATCACGAACGAATACAGAAGATAATAAATGTTCGTCTGAAGAAAGGTTATCATATCAGTTATGTTTGATACTTTTTGTATTGTTGATATACAGTTCTTGCAagtgtttttgaaaagaaaaaaaaagaataatttaTTACTGTACCTGTTACCTCATTGTGTTGATAACTGGCTAATGTCTGACTGAAGAGCTAGACAGGGCTCCCAAAATGATGGCCTTTCAATCTAGCCTCAGGGTTTCATTATCtgaagaataaaaataaagtattGGTTTATTTACTTGTTTTTACTGTTTGCATGTTCATTTTTGCTGGAATGCTTTTTTGGTTGTCCTTATAGAAGGAGGGTCAGTCACAAGAATACACACACGGTCTTAAGTTTCACCACAAATCACCTTTCATAGACTTGAATGAAAAGTGTGAACCAAGGTCTTGGTTAGCTGTGAGCCCTGTTTGACAACCAGGCTGTTGGCACCATCTAGTGGTCATATAAAGGAACATTTTCAATTAATAATAGCTCTCTTGCCAAGTGATGGCGCTGTTGTATTGTTCCTACAAGAAATACATTCACCCCACAGTCAAAattaatatttattttacaCATTACAATAATGGACACATGCAGACTGAAGTAAAAACTAGAAGTATCCATAAAGTCTTCCCCAGCTGTTCAATAAGTCATATTCAAAATGTCATACGATAGTTTTTGTAAATAACAGAAGATAGCAATGCAGAATGATGTGAAACTGTTATCTTTGATAACAGTCTACATCATGCTGCAGCAGCTGCCTCTTCATCAGTGCCTGTAATTAATTGTTCTCCTGGATGAATGTTTGGTTTCTCAAATATTTAATTAAACTGAATATTCTAGGTCAAGATTGCCAGTCACAATGTGCTTTAACGCACAGGTGCTCTTGGATGTCTTAACAGAGAAGTAGAAGCTATtgaagtgtgcatgtgtttgagagagacaaagatattTCTGAAATAACTATTCATATGCAATCTCCTGTCATCCCAATCATGAACTGCCGTGCCTTCTAACGTATTGATGCAGTGGAACAATCTGTTCCTGGATTTTTCAAAGCAATACACTGTGTATGCACTGCTGTTGTACATACTAAATAGTTCATTATAAAAGGATGACATTGGAGACACAGGGTACATCTAAACCAAACCGCCTTGAAGTAAACATTTGATGCTGGGTTGAAAGTATATCCATGAGAGAAATGCCAACAAGGTCCTTCTGTTGTGATCTCTGCCTTCACCTCAGCTGGTGTTGCGGTAGTCAGACGTGAGTGGAGTTAACTGGAGGGTGAAAGTGGGGACAATTACAGCATTTTACTCAGTCAAGGTGAAGAAAATACTTTATCTCAATGACCTCAGATGGAAGTTCAATCCACAGCCAATGTTCTTGAGTCCCTGATATACAGCACATCACTGTTGGTTCCTGTTCAAAAAAGAAGGTGCCAAAGGTTAACATGCATGCCATTCTTGAGAGATTTGTTTCTGGCTTGAGATCGATGTCTCGTTTTCAACATTCTCTGTTCTacattttgaaattcatttcagcttagCAGAAGGGTGTTTTATTTTTGGTCCTCCACCAGTTGTGTAGAGCTGGTAGGGTGTGATAGTGCCGTCTCGCCCCCACAGTGTTGCTGattccgtctgtgtgtgtgtacataagtGTTAGGAGAAATATCTGGTGCAGTGTGAGGAGGCGTTTTGGGGAAGTGTAAGGGATCAGTGAGACTGAGGATTAAGGAGTAGATAGTTGTGGGTTCTAATCAGGACTTCAGTCTGCCTCCAGCAATGTGTTGACCCTGTTTCTGAATGATAAGAAAACTAAACATTTTGATGGAACAAAATATCCTATCGCTATGAAGTCTGTCAATGAGAGGAATAAGGGGGATCTTAATGCCTTAAAGGAAATCCAAGATTGGAAGCTTATCTGCAAAGCTAACCTTCTGTTTAGATTCTTGTAAAGTTCACTCAAAGTATTGCTGATTTCCCCCAAGTTTTGTTTATTTACGCAAAGAATGAGAGCATCCCAAAAGGGTCCTTTATTCAACCAAATGCATTAAACATTTTGGGATTCTACACTTGCGACCAGTGTTGTTGTTCATCCGTCCATATTTTTCTAACTAGAAATGAAACTAGAATACCTGATCGCTCTGAATGTCACAAGTACCAGATGTGTGATGAACTCAACTAGAGTGATATCTCATGCTGTACATGCAGTACCATACTTTGAAGAGGCAAGCCTGCTCGCCATTTATTCCTTTCACGATATGCTCTACCCTGTTTCTGCAGCAGCAAGACATTCATGCCGTTCCCTCTCCCCGTGTCCCAAATGGGAGGAACTCTTCCTCTAAATACACGTACAAACTGTGCTCTGTACATTtcaatacacaaacaaactacATGAATATATGAACAGAGTAAATCAGGCCAGAGTCTTTCATTTCTCGCTACTGGAAGCAGACATGGTTGTGTGTCTCCACTGGTACCTGGTCCTGCCAGAGGCAATGCCTGACATGTTGACTCTGGGGACAGGGAGTTGGCACTGTGTTGTCAAGAGGAGACAGATAATGTGCCCATTAACTTGTTCAGAAATCAAACTGCCAACCAGCAGCTGTGGGGGAGTAGGCAAAATGATTAATCGAAACAATAGTTCAGCCTGGAcaacatacacgcacacgcacacacacacacatgcacacacacacacacacacacacatgcacacacacgcacacacacacacacacacacacacacacacacacacacgcaccaaggCAATCAAAACTTGGAATTAAAACAAGATAGATCCAAGTTATTGTGCCATAGTGTGGTTGGCCACATATATCATATAATCATATATGTAATGTATGAGAAACAATCCCAATGCCCATTTGTTTATAGAAATTcagattcatttttttttttttttaccatactTCATCTTAGGGAACATTATTAATGAGGGCAGGAGCCACATACATTAGAAATTCAAATGAATTGTTCTGTAACTTTAACCTAAACACCTTTTCCATTCTCAGATATTAAATATTGTGAAAACTGGATGAAGTCCAATTAAATGCAAATCTTATTCTTTAACCTATGACAGTTATATACAGCTTTGCATGCTAATTTATTATGAAATTGGAAAACCATGCTAAATAGATCCCTTTGACTTTCCTGATTATGTAGTCTTAGTCAGAGATGCAAAAGCCGAACCTTTCAAATGAGCGGAAATGCCAACACCCCAGGGTGTTCTCTTGTCTCTGACTGTAACCCCTGGATGATGGCGGCCGTCTCGGAGACATCCGCtgaaaaagagagtgaaagagagagatagatagagagatagatagagagagacagaaaaacagagacagagacacatagagagatAGAACATTAAGGTTTATAGAAAGTGCGATGAAAGataaaagccttttaaaagctAATGCCAATTTACAAATTGGGTCTGTTGACTCCTTCAGGACGCCCCCCTCCTGGGTCTATAATAACTAACATTGAAGTAAGCCTGGGAGAGCTTTTAAAGGTTAGAAATTTGCTTCGGTTCCGTTCTTCAGACTGGCTATATGAGAACGTCTTCTACATTTGAAATAAGTAATTGGCGATCTTTATCCTTTTCCTTCAAATGATTGATATTGATAGCTGCATAATGTTAACCTACAATTGCCGAGTTTGCAATGTAAAGTAACACCATTTTTTAAAATTAATTCTACTACGCTATGTATTTTTGAATATGTCTTCCTTCATACCACGTCAACActgatttttggggggtttaGCGGCTACATAAAACATTATGTCCGAAGATAAATGGTAGTGAATATCACGAAGACATGATGCCAATCATGTCTACTTTAAAGACACCACTTCACTGTCTCGTAAGCTAAAATGCAGCTTCTGAAAGCCTATTCACATGATGTCTACACTTGTTCTTTAGTTTTGTTGATAAAAGGCGCTTTACTGCACTCTTCAAAGGTATATTAGCATTTTAAACGTTAGGTGTAAACGTTGTTGTCAACAATGGCTCTCCAGCTCTGCTTGAGACATGCATTAGGCTACCAAAAGACTTATGAGACAAAATTAAGTAGTAAAAACAACCGCAGACTGAGTTACAGATGAAAAATGGTAGGGGCTGCTATTCTGCTATCCGTCACATGATGATTTATTACCAGAACAGCACAGTACAGTTACTTCGGTGGTTTGTTGCACACCCGCACTGTTAATCCCGTGGTGAACTTTCAGTACCTCGGAGAGTTCCACAGCACTGCAGCGGAAGATGTCACTGAAGTAAACTAACACTTTACCGCACTTGAGGGAAGCGTGCTCAAGAAAGCTATGAATGACTCAAAGTAAACTACTGTCATCTTGAAGACTGACCTGTATGAGCAAGACAACCCAAATAAAAAAACTGACTGTACGTACATCCTGAATAAACGGCGCATTTCAGAGCCATTTGTAACAAAAAACAAGCACAAGATAGAACACCTGAGTTCCATACGTTTCCACATggacccccttttagaccagtAATAATTGATAGTCCCCACCTCAACGGGTTGAAAGTACTTATAAatataatcatttagtttttagaGGGTGGGCTAACGAAAAATACATTACAGGTGTTGCAAATTGGGTGCCTGCACGCGCCTTTTCACGTTGTAACAGCTTTACTAGAACTCTCCTGTTGGGAGTCATATCTACGCTGTCTGAACAGCTTGCTTCTCTCACTCAGTGACTGCTCGGTTC
Protein-coding regions in this window:
- the mrasa gene encoding ras-related protein M-Ras isoform X1, which translates into the protein MATSAVPSDNLPTYKLVVVGDGGVGKSALTIQFFQKIFVPDYDPTIEDSYLKHTEIDGQWAILDVLDTAGQEEFSAMREQYMRTGDGFLIVFSVTDKASFEHVDRFHQLILRVKDREAFPMVLVANKVDLVHLRKITSEQGHEMAAKHNVSVSSVCSPRQKIQSRPSGAERSRERFMGRCWEGEKLLCAGKQKAESAFCCKITYIETSAKDPPMNVDKAFHELVRVIRQQVPERCQKKKKKTKWRSERSTGSHRIHCVVL
- the mrasa gene encoding ras-related protein M-Ras isoform X2 yields the protein MATSAVPSDNLPTYKLVVVGDGGVGKSALTIQFFQKIFVPDYDPTIEDSYLKHTEIDGQWAILDVLDTAGQEEFSAMREQYMRTGDGFLIVFSVTDKASFEHVDRFHQLILRVKDREAFPMVLVANKVDLVHLRKITSEQGHEMAAKHNITYIETSAKDPPMNVDKAFHELVRVIRQQVPERCQKKKKKTKWRSERSTGSHRIHCVVL